In a genomic window of Streptococcus oralis:
- the mutY gene encoding A/G-specific adenine glycosylase gives MLDLKEYGIVMWPEEKIISFREKLLNWYDENKRDLPWRRSKNPYHIWVSEIMLQQTRVDTVIPYYERFLDWFPTVESLANAPEERLLKAWEGLGYYSRVRNMQAAAQQIMTDFGGQFPNTYEGISSLKGIGPYTAGAISSIAFNLPEPAVDGNVMRVLARLFEVDHDIGVPSNRKIFQAMMEILIDPKRPGDFNQALMDLGSDIEAPVNPRPEESPVKDFSAAYQNGTMDVYPIKEPKKKPLPIYLKALVVRNDRGQYLLEKNESEKLLAGFWHFPLIEVDDFSSDDDQLDLFSQVKEESRAFGPSPQENFEQDYDLEVNWSQQVFDQVKHVFSHRKWHIQIIAGQVTETKQFSDREIRWVSPQEFSDYPLAKPQQKIWQAYKTNLEDEGLQ, from the coding sequence ATGTTAGATTTGAAAGAATACGGTATCGTCATGTGGCCGGAGGAGAAGATTATTTCTTTTCGTGAAAAACTCCTCAACTGGTATGATGAAAACAAAAGAGATTTACCCTGGCGTAGAAGTAAAAATCCTTATCATATCTGGGTATCTGAAATCATGCTTCAGCAGACCAGGGTGGATACAGTTATTCCCTACTACGAACGATTCTTGGACTGGTTTCCAACAGTTGAAAGTTTGGCCAATGCCCCTGAAGAACGTTTGTTGAAGGCTTGGGAGGGATTGGGCTATTATTCTCGAGTGCGCAATATGCAGGCTGCAGCCCAGCAGATTATGACTGACTTTGGGGGGCAATTTCCAAATACCTATGAAGGAATTTCTAGTTTAAAAGGGATTGGCCCTTACACTGCGGGAGCTATTTCCAGTATCGCTTTTAATTTGCCTGAGCCAGCGGTTGATGGCAATGTCATGCGGGTTTTGGCACGCTTGTTTGAGGTTGATCATGATATCGGAGTTCCCAGCAATCGCAAAATTTTTCAGGCAATGATGGAAATCTTGATTGACCCGAAACGACCAGGTGACTTTAACCAAGCTCTGATGGATTTAGGGTCTGACATAGAGGCTCCAGTTAACCCTCGACCAGAAGAAAGCCCTGTTAAGGACTTTAGCGCAGCCTATCAGAATGGGACTATGGATGTATATCCAATCAAAGAGCCCAAGAAAAAGCCCCTCCCAATCTATCTCAAGGCTTTGGTTGTACGCAATGACCGTGGGCAATATTTACTAGAGAAAAATGAAAGCGAGAAACTGCTAGCCGGTTTTTGGCATTTCCCCTTGATCGAAGTTGATGATTTCTCAAGTGATGACGATCAGCTAGATCTCTTTTCACAAGTCAAAGAGGAAAGCAGAGCATTTGGACCAAGCCCTCAAGAAAACTTTGAGCAAGATTATGATTTAGAAGTGAATTGGTCCCAGCAAGTATTTGACCAGGTCAAGCATGTATTTAGTCATCGGAAATGGCATATTCAAATCATCGCTGGTCAAGTGACGGAAACAAAACAGTTTTCTGACAGAGAAATTCGCTGGGTTTCTCCTCAGGAGTTTTCTGATTATCCACTTGCGAAACCTCAACAAAAAATTTGGCAGGCTTATAAAACAAATCTTGAAGATGAAGGCCTACAGTAG
- the vicK gene encoding cell wall metabolism sensor histidine kinase VicK, protein MIEDIRQTILTSDFIFILILLGFILVVTLLLLENRRDNIRLKEINQKVKDLIAGDYSQVLDLQGSTEITNITNNLNDLSEVIRLTQENLEQESKRLNSILSYMTDGVLATNRRGQITMINDMAKKQLGVQKEDVLNKSILELLKIEDEYELRDLITQIPELTIDSQDVNGEYLSLRVRFALVRRESGFISGLVAVLHDTTEQEKEERERRLFVSNVSHELRTPLTSVKSYLEALDEGALYDPVAPDFIKVSLDETNRMMRMVTDLLHLSRIDNATTQLDVELINFTAFITFILNRFDKMRSQDDEKKYELVRDYPINSVWIEIDTDKMTQVIDNILNNAIKYSPDGGKITVSMKTTDDQMILSIKDQGLGIPKQDLPKIFDRFYRVDRARSRAQGGTGLGLAIAKEIIKQHNGFIWAKSEYGKGSTFTIVLPYDKDAVKEEIWEDEIED, encoded by the coding sequence ATGATTGAAGATATTAGACAAACTATTCTGACCAGCGATTTTATCTTTATCTTGATTTTACTGGGTTTTATCTTGGTGGTAACCTTGCTGTTATTGGAAAATCGTCGGGATAATATCCGTCTGAAGGAGATAAATCAAAAGGTTAAGGACTTGATTGCAGGTGATTATTCTCAAGTTTTGGACTTGCAAGGAAGTACAGAAATCACCAATATCACCAATAATCTGAACGATTTGTCAGAAGTAATTCGTTTGACCCAAGAAAATCTGGAACAAGAGAGTAAACGATTAAATAGTATTCTTTCTTATATGACAGATGGCGTTCTTGCGACTAATCGCCGTGGCCAGATTACTATGATCAACGATATGGCAAAGAAACAGCTCGGTGTGCAGAAAGAAGATGTTCTTAATAAAAGCATTCTCGAATTGCTTAAGATAGAAGATGAGTATGAGCTGCGTGACCTGATTACACAGATTCCTGAGTTGACGATTGACTCCCAGGATGTAAATGGGGAATACCTGAGCCTTCGTGTACGTTTTGCTCTGGTTCGTCGTGAGTCGGGTTTCATCTCTGGTTTGGTTGCCGTTTTACATGATACGACCGAGCAGGAAAAGGAAGAGCGTGAGCGAAGACTCTTCGTTTCGAACGTGAGTCATGAGTTGCGGACTCCTTTGACCAGTGTTAAATCTTATCTTGAAGCCTTGGACGAGGGAGCTCTGTATGATCCTGTTGCTCCTGATTTTATCAAGGTTTCACTCGATGAAACCAACCGTATGATGCGGATGGTGACAGATCTCTTACATCTCTCTCGTATTGATAATGCGACTACTCAGTTGGATGTGGAGTTGATTAACTTTACAGCCTTTATCACCTTTATCCTCAACCGCTTTGATAAGATGAGAAGTCAGGATGACGAGAAAAAATATGAACTTGTTAGAGATTACCCTATTAATTCAGTTTGGATCGAGATTGATACCGATAAGATGACTCAGGTGATTGATAATATTCTTAACAATGCCATCAAGTACTCACCAGATGGTGGGAAAATTACTGTCAGCATGAAAACCACTGATGACCAGATGATTTTATCTATCAAAGACCAAGGTCTAGGTATTCCAAAACAAGATTTGCCGAAGATATTTGACCGTTTTTATCGTGTGGATCGCGCAAGAAGTCGTGCACAAGGTGGAACTGGGCTAGGTCTAGCCATCGCCAAAGAAATCATCAAACAACACAATGGCTTTATTTGGGCCAAAAGTGAATACGGTAAGGGCTCAACCTTTACCATCGTGCTCCCTTATGATAAGGATGCCGTAAAAGAAGAAATATGGGAGGACGAAATAGAAGACTAG
- a CDS encoding MBL fold metallo-hydrolase, which produces MSEKGFKYSILASGSSGNSFYLETPKKKILVDAGLSGKKISSLLAEINRKPEDLDAILITHEHSDHIHGVGVLARKYGMDLYANEKTWQAMENSKYLGKVDSSQKHIFEMGKTKTFGDIDIESFGVSHDAAAPQFYRFMKDDKSFVMLTDTGYVSDRMAGIVENADGYLIESNHDVEILRAGSYAWRLKQRILSDLGHLSNEDGAEAMIRAMGNRTKKIYLGHLSKENNIKELAHMTMVNQLAQADLGVGVDFKVYDTSPDTATPLTDI; this is translated from the coding sequence ATGAGTGAAAAAGGCTTTAAATACAGTATTTTAGCATCAGGTTCCAGTGGAAATTCCTTTTATCTGGAAACCCCAAAAAAGAAAATCCTAGTAGATGCGGGCTTGTCTGGTAAGAAAATTTCAAGTCTGCTAGCTGAAATTAATCGCAAACCTGAAGATCTGGATGCGATTCTGATTACGCATGAGCACTCAGACCATATCCATGGGGTCGGTGTCTTGGCTCGTAAATATGGCATGGATCTTTACGCCAATGAAAAGACTTGGCAGGCTATGGAAAATAGTAAGTACCTCGGCAAGGTGGACTCTTCGCAGAAGCATATTTTTGAAATGGGAAAAACCAAAACTTTTGGTGATATCGACATTGAGAGTTTTGGTGTCAGTCATGATGCGGCAGCACCACAGTTTTACCGATTTATGAAAGACGACAAGAGCTTCGTCATGCTGACCGATACAGGTTATGTAAGTGACCGTATGGCAGGAATTGTCGAGAATGCGGACGGCTACCTCATCGAGTCCAACCACGATGTGGAGATTTTGCGAGCAGGATCTTACGCTTGGCGTCTCAAACAGCGAATTCTATCGGATCTCGGTCACCTTTCTAACGAAGACGGTGCTGAGGCCATGATTCGTGCAATGGGAAATCGAACAAAGAAAATCTATCTTGGTCACTTGTCCAAAGAGAACAATATCAAGGAGCTGGCTCATATGACTATGGTCAACCAGCTAGCCCAAGCGGATCTGGGAGTCGGAGTAGACTTTAAGGTTTATGATACCTCACCAGATACTGCAACACCATTGACAGATATATAA
- the pta gene encoding phosphate acetyltransferase: MEVFESLKANLVGKNARIVLPEGEEPRILQATKRLVKETEVIPVLLGNPEKIKIYLEIEGIMDGYEVIDPQHYPRFEEMVAALVERRKGKMTEEEARKVLVEDVNYFGVMLVYLGLVDGMVSGAIHSTASTVRPALQIIKTRPNVTRTSGAFLMVRGTERYLFGDCAININPDAEALAEIAINSAITAKMFGIEPKIAMLSYSTKGSGFGESVDKVVEATKIAHDLRPDLEIDGELQFDAAFVPETAALKAPGSNVAGQANVFVFPGIEAGNIGYKMAERLGGFAAVGPVLQGLNKPVNDLSRGCNADDVYKLTLITAAQAVHQ; encoded by the coding sequence ATGGAAGTTTTTGAAAGTCTCAAAGCCAACCTGGTTGGCAAAAATGCTCGTATCGTTCTCCCTGAAGGGGAAGAGCCACGTATTCTTCAAGCGACAAAACGCTTAGTAAAAGAAACAGAAGTAATCCCTGTTTTGCTTGGAAATCCTGAAAAAATTAAAATTTATCTTGAAATTGAAGGAATCATGGATGGTTATGAAGTCATTGACCCTCAACACTATCCTCGATTTGAAGAAATGGTTGCTGCTTTAGTAGAGCGTCGTAAGGGCAAAATGACTGAAGAAGAAGCGCGCAAAGTTTTGGTTGAAGATGTCAACTACTTTGGTGTGATGCTAGTCTACTTGGGCTTGGTTGACGGTATGGTATCTGGTGCGATTCACTCAACTGCTTCAACAGTTCGCCCAGCCCTACAAATCATTAAAACTCGACCAAACGTAACTCGTACTTCAGGTGCCTTCCTCATGGTACGCGGTACGGAACGTTACCTATTTGGAGACTGTGCCATTAATATCAATCCAGATGCGGAAGCCTTGGCTGAAATTGCCATCAACTCAGCAATCACAGCTAAGATGTTTGGTATTGAACCTAAAATTGCTATGCTAAGCTATTCTACTAAAGGTTCAGGTTTTGGTGAAAGTGTTGACAAGGTAGTGGAAGCTACAAAAATTGCTCACGACTTGCGTCCCGACCTTGAGATTGATGGTGAGTTGCAATTTGACGCTGCCTTTGTTCCTGAAACTGCAGCTCTAAAAGCTCCAGGAAGTAATGTAGCTGGTCAAGCAAATGTCTTTGTCTTCCCAGGTATCGAAGCCGGAAATATTGGGTACAAGATGGCAGAACGTCTCGGTGGTTTTGCGGCTGTAGGACCTGTTTTGCAAGGTTTGAACAAGCCTGTTAACGACCTTTCTCGTGGATGTAATGCAGATGATGTTTACAAGTTGACCCTTATCACAGCAGCTCAAGCAGTTCATCAATAA
- a CDS encoding RluA family pseudouridine synthase has translation MRFEFTADEHVKVKTFLKKHEVSKGLLAKIKFRGGAIRVNGQPQNATYLLDIGDRVTIDIPAEEGFESLEAIDRPLDILYEDDHFLVLNKPYGVASIPSVNHSNTIANFIKGYYVKQEYENQQVHIVTRLDRDTSGLMLFAKHGYAHARLDKQLQRKSIEKRYFALVKGAGVLEPEGEIIAPIARDVDSIITRRVAKGGKYAHTSYKVVASYGNIHLVDIRLHTGRTHQIRVHFSHIGFPLLGDDLYGGSLDDGIQRQALHCHYLSFYHPFLEQDLQLESPLPDDFSNLITQLSTNTL, from the coding sequence AAACTTTCCTCAAGAAACATGAGGTTTCCAAGGGACTTTTGGCCAAGATTAAGTTTCGAGGCGGGGCTATACGGGTCAATGGCCAACCTCAAAATGCGACGTATCTGTTAGATATCGGAGATAGGGTTACCATCGATATTCCAGCTGAGGAAGGATTTGAGAGCCTTGAAGCCATTGATCGACCACTCGATATCTTGTATGAGGATGATCATTTTCTGGTTTTAAATAAGCCTTATGGAGTAGCATCCATCCCCAGTGTCAATCATTCCAATACCATTGCCAATTTTATCAAGGGCTACTATGTTAAACAGGAATATGAAAATCAGCAAGTTCACATCGTGACTAGGCTTGATAGAGATACTTCTGGTTTGATGCTTTTTGCCAAGCACGGCTACGCTCATGCACGTTTAGACAAGCAGTTGCAACGAAAGTCTATCGAAAAACGTTACTTTGCTTTGGTTAAAGGAGCTGGTGTCTTGGAGCCTGAAGGGGAGATTATTGCCCCGATTGCGCGTGATGTGGACTCCATTATCACAAGACGGGTTGCCAAAGGTGGGAAATACGCCCATACATCTTACAAAGTTGTCGCGTCTTATGGAAATATTCACCTAGTCGATATTCGTCTTCATACTGGGCGAACTCATCAGATACGAGTGCATTTTTCTCATATCGGTTTTCCTTTGTTGGGAGACGATCTCTATGGAGGCAGCTTAGACGACGGTATCCAACGTCAGGCTCTGCATTGCCATTATTTATCTTTTTATCATCCCTTTCTAGAGCAAGATTTGCAACTAGAAAGCCCCTTGCCGGATGATTTCAGCAATCTTATTACTCAGTTATCAACTAATACTCTTTAA
- a CDS encoding potassium channel family protein — translation MKRKWLLKDYYDTTIIILALISVVLVLLGFAEMIDLDNPPYSIIDLLLWFIFVVDYGWRFFTSKEKWRFLLENIFDLLAILPLNAIFTVFRLGRIFRLARLTKLLKLTRLLRVVGLTGKLEKKVGKLLRTNGLLYIFYLNSFIVLVGSSILSVVEEKSFSDSLWWALVTVTTVGYGDIVPASIFGKWLAVLLMLVGIGTIGMLTSALTNFFVKDNPFDQIKLDKLQDELITQRILLEKQSEKIEELHRMIQDLLEKK, via the coding sequence GTGAAGAGAAAATGGCTATTAAAGGATTACTATGACACAACGATTATCATACTTGCATTGATATCCGTTGTCCTTGTCTTGCTTGGATTTGCTGAGATGATTGATTTGGATAATCCACCCTATAGTATTATTGACTTACTACTTTGGTTTATCTTTGTGGTGGATTATGGCTGGCGTTTCTTTACAAGTAAGGAAAAGTGGCGATTTCTTCTTGAAAATATTTTTGACTTGCTAGCTATCCTTCCTTTGAATGCTATTTTTACAGTATTTCGATTAGGGCGAATCTTCCGCTTAGCAAGGCTGACAAAATTACTGAAACTAACTCGTCTTTTAAGAGTCGTTGGATTGACTGGCAAGTTGGAAAAGAAGGTTGGAAAACTCTTACGAACAAATGGCTTACTTTATATTTTCTATCTCAATTCCTTTATTGTACTGGTAGGTAGTTCAATTTTATCTGTTGTTGAAGAAAAATCATTCTCAGATAGTCTTTGGTGGGCGCTTGTGACTGTAACGACTGTTGGTTATGGAGATATTGTTCCTGCGTCGATTTTTGGGAAGTGGTTAGCTGTTTTACTAATGCTTGTTGGTATTGGCACAATAGGGATGTTAACGAGTGCCTTGACAAACTTTTTTGTAAAGGATAATCCATTTGATCAGATAAAGCTTGATAAACTTCAAGACGAATTAATAACTCAAAGAATATTACTAGAGAAACAATCTGAGAAGATAGAAGAACTGCATAGAATGATACAAGACTTGCTTGAAAAAAAGTAA
- the yycF gene encoding response regulator YycF — translation MKKILIVDDEKPISDIIKFNMAKEGYEVVTAFNGREAIELFEAEQPDIIILDLMLPEIDGLEVAKAIRKTSSVPIIMLSAKDSEFDKVIGLELGADDYVTKPFSNRELQARVKALLRRTDLVSVDNQESDEKKTQPLQIGDLEIVPDAYVAKKYGEELDLTHREFELLYHLASHIGQVITREHLLETVWGYDYFGDVRTVDVTIRRLREKIEDTPSRPEYILTRRGVGYYMRNND, via the coding sequence ATGAAAAAAATATTAATTGTAGATGATGAGAAACCAATCTCAGATATTATTAAGTTTAATATGGCCAAGGAAGGTTATGAAGTTGTAACAGCCTTCAATGGTCGTGAGGCAATCGAGCTATTTGAAGCTGAGCAACCGGATATTATTATCCTCGACTTGATGCTACCTGAAATTGATGGTTTAGAAGTTGCTAAAGCTATTCGTAAGACTAGTAGCGTGCCGATTATCATGCTATCAGCTAAGGATAGCGAATTTGACAAGGTTATTGGTTTAGAGTTAGGTGCAGATGATTATGTTACAAAACCTTTCTCAAACCGTGAGTTGCAGGCTCGTGTTAAGGCCCTTCTTCGTCGTACCGATCTAGTTTCAGTAGATAACCAAGAGTCTGATGAGAAGAAGACGCAACCTTTACAAATTGGTGATTTGGAAATCGTTCCAGATGCTTACGTGGCAAAGAAATATGGTGAGGAATTAGATTTAACCCACCGTGAGTTTGAACTCTTGTATCACTTGGCGTCTCATATTGGTCAAGTGATTACACGTGAACACTTGCTTGAGACTGTATGGGGTTATGACTATTTTGGTGATGTTCGTACTGTGGACGTGACCATTAGACGCTTGCGTGAGAAAATAGAAGATACTCCAAGTCGTCCAGAGTACATTCTCACACGTCGTGGTGTTGGATACTATATGAGAAATAATGATTGA